A genome region from Crossiella equi includes the following:
- a CDS encoding DUF501 domain-containing protein yields the protein MSEERPRLGLDVPPVREELTEADRAAVTAQLGRSPRGVRAVAYRCPCGNPAVLQTNPRLDDGTPFPTMYYSTCPRVNSMLGTQEASGLMKEMTDRLETDEGLADQYRKAHESYLEERDSIESLGTQVTAGGMPDRVKCLHVQVAHALACGRGVNPFGDESADRLGEWWRSGSCV from the coding sequence GTGAGTGAGGAAAGGCCGCGCCTGGGACTGGACGTCCCGCCGGTGCGGGAGGAGCTGACCGAGGCCGACCGCGCGGCGGTGACCGCGCAGCTGGGCAGGTCACCGCGTGGTGTCCGGGCGGTGGCGTACCGCTGTCCGTGTGGTAATCCCGCGGTGCTCCAGACCAACCCCCGGTTGGACGACGGCACCCCGTTCCCCACGATGTACTACTCGACCTGCCCCCGGGTGAACTCGATGTTGGGGACGCAGGAGGCCAGCGGTCTGATGAAGGAGATGACCGACCGGCTCGAGACCGACGAGGGCCTCGCTGACCAGTACCGGAAGGCCCACGAGAGCTACCTCGAGGAGCGCGACTCGATCGAGTCGCTGGGCACCCAGGTCACCGCGGGCGGCATGCCGGACCGCGTGAAGTGTTTGCACGTACAAGTTGCACATGCACTTGCGTGTGGCAGAGGGGTGAATCCGTTCGGCGACGAATCGGCCGATCGGCTGGGCGAGTGGTGGCGCTCCGGTAGCTGCGTGTAA
- a CDS encoding Ppx/GppA phosphatase family protein, with the protein MPRVGAIDCGTNSIRLLVADVTVREDGSRWLRDVHRETRIVRLGQGVDATGVLAPEAIERTRVELADYTAILRRKGVQRVRMVATSATRDAGNREDFFGMVRETLGAEAEVISGHEEATLSFQGAVADLEPEDGPFVVVDLGGGSTEVVLGEWDGVRATVLAARSVDIGCVRITERCLRSDPPTAAELAEAGQVVDAELAKAFEVVDVSKARTWVGVAGTMTTLSGIKMDLPSYDSDAIHLSRLQMDDLLHTTERVLGMPRDERAALGVMHPGRVDVIGGGALVTAKIAEELRERAGIGELVVSEHDILDGIALSIV; encoded by the coding sequence ATGCCGAGGGTCGGTGCGATCGACTGCGGGACGAACTCGATTCGCCTGCTGGTCGCCGACGTGACGGTGCGCGAGGACGGCAGCCGCTGGCTGCGTGACGTGCACCGGGAGACCCGCATCGTGCGCCTGGGCCAGGGCGTGGACGCCACCGGCGTGCTGGCGCCGGAGGCCATCGAGCGCACGCGCGTCGAGCTCGCCGACTACACCGCGATCCTGCGCCGCAAGGGCGTGCAGCGGGTGCGCATGGTCGCCACCTCGGCCACCCGCGACGCGGGCAACCGCGAGGACTTCTTCGGCATGGTCCGTGAGACGCTCGGAGCCGAGGCGGAGGTCATCTCCGGGCACGAGGAGGCGACCCTGTCCTTCCAGGGCGCTGTGGCCGATCTGGAGCCCGAGGACGGGCCCTTCGTGGTCGTGGACCTCGGCGGCGGCTCGACCGAGGTCGTGCTGGGCGAGTGGGACGGCGTGCGGGCCACCGTGCTGGCCGCCCGCTCGGTCGACATCGGCTGCGTGCGCATCACCGAGCGCTGCCTGCGCAGCGACCCGCCCACGGCCGCGGAGCTGGCCGAAGCCGGCCAGGTCGTCGACGCCGAACTGGCCAAGGCCTTCGAGGTCGTGGACGTCAGCAAGGCCCGCACCTGGGTGGGTGTCGCGGGCACGATGACCACCCTGTCGGGCATCAAGATGGACCTCCCGAGCTACGACTCGGACGCCATCCACCTGTCAAGGCTCCAGATGGACGACTTGCTGCACACGACCGAGCGGGTGCTCGGGATGCCGAGGGACGAGCGAGCGGCCCTCGGCGTGATGCACCCGGGCCGCGTCGACGTCATCGGTGGCGGTGCGTTAGTGACCGCCAAGATCGCCGAAGAACTGCGCGAACGCGCCGGAATCGGGGAGCTGGTCGTCAGTGAGCACGACATTCTCGACGGCATCGCGTTGTCGATCGTTTGA
- a CDS encoding lytic transglycosylase domain-containing protein has translation MAATTRKRRKGRRLIAAAAVTAAVVTPGLLAGTGALAFTPVANVGTGPAELPKAGDILALLQDNSHLGVGGELPSGFDSVSLELVNALRETGSGLPDDPFSPGGGANGIPGTVLQAYQRAAQTLSVTTPGCGLPWQLLAGIGKIESNHAASGRLDINGNATPRILGPRLDGRPGFATIRDTDGGALDNDTVYDRAVGPMQFIPGTWRGYASDGNGDGKSDPNNIFDAALGAGNYLCSGGLNLREATGLSAAIFRYNRSTQYVQNVLSWMERYTSGVDVLDPGTPLNPTDPGLAQPPPQGGVTPPPTGNPGNPPPQVTTTTTATTTPGGGTTTTTTTSKTTTTTTTTTTTTTTTTSKTTTSVTPTCTTTTTVTSTSNGQPPASATITSTTPGTCATPQVTATGQGAPPEVAKTNAVRPGQ, from the coding sequence GTGGCGGCGACGACACGGAAGCGGCGCAAGGGTCGGAGGCTGATCGCGGCGGCCGCGGTCACCGCGGCGGTGGTCACCCCCGGTCTGCTGGCCGGAACCGGCGCACTGGCGTTCACGCCGGTCGCGAACGTCGGCACTGGCCCGGCCGAGCTGCCCAAGGCGGGCGACATCCTCGCGCTGCTCCAGGACAACAGCCACCTCGGCGTCGGCGGCGAGCTGCCCAGCGGCTTCGACTCGGTCAGCCTTGAGCTGGTCAACGCGTTGCGCGAGACCGGGTCCGGCCTGCCGGACGACCCGTTCAGCCCCGGCGGCGGTGCCAACGGCATCCCCGGCACGGTGCTCCAGGCCTACCAGCGGGCCGCGCAGACCCTCAGCGTCACCACGCCCGGCTGCGGTCTGCCCTGGCAGCTGCTGGCCGGTATCGGCAAGATCGAGTCCAACCACGCGGCCAGCGGCCGGCTCGACATCAACGGCAACGCCACCCCGCGCATCCTCGGCCCGCGCCTGGACGGCCGGCCCGGGTTCGCCACCATCCGCGACACCGACGGCGGCGCGCTGGACAACGACACCGTCTACGACCGCGCGGTCGGCCCGATGCAGTTCATCCCGGGCACCTGGCGCGGGTACGCCTCCGACGGCAACGGGGACGGCAAGTCCGACCCGAACAACATCTTCGACGCCGCGCTCGGCGCCGGGAACTACCTGTGCTCGGGCGGGCTGAACCTGCGCGAGGCCACCGGGCTGTCCGCCGCGATCTTCCGCTACAACCGCTCCACCCAGTACGTGCAGAACGTGCTGTCCTGGATGGAGCGCTACACGAGCGGGGTCGACGTGCTGGACCCGGGCACGCCGCTCAACCCGACCGACCCGGGCCTGGCGCAGCCGCCGCCCCAGGGCGGGGTCACGCCGCCGCCCACGGGCAACCCCGGCAACCCGCCCCCGCAGGTCACCACGACCACCACGGCCACGACCACGCCGGGTGGCGGCACCACGACGACCACCACGACGTCGAAGACCACGACCACCACGACGACGACCACGACCACGACGACCACCACGACGTCGAAGACCACGACCTCGGTCACGCCGACCTGCACCACGACCACCACGGTCACCTCGACCTCGAACGGCCAGCCGCCCGCGTCCGCGACGATCACCTCGACCACGCCCGGCACCTGCGCCACGCCCCAGGTCACGGCGACCGGCCAGGGCGCGCCGCCGGAGGTGGCCAAGACCAACGCGGTGCGGCCCGGTCAGTAG
- a CDS encoding Uma2 family endonuclease, which translates to MGNVPALPHGRPLTRLDLEAMPHDGHRYELVDGVLTVSPSPRPLHQRAILRLIMALEPHCPEQYEILPAPVDVVLAEDTVLIPDVVLAHVDDWTERGLFGPPLLAVEVFSPSTKRFDLDLKRARMQAAGCPNYWVVDPDEPALRCWALREGRYEEVAHVRGEESAVLATPFPVTLCPAELISPRRR; encoded by the coding sequence ATGGGTAATGTCCCCGCGCTTCCGCACGGCAGGCCCTTGACGCGGCTGGACCTGGAGGCGATGCCTCATGACGGCCATCGCTACGAGCTCGTGGACGGGGTGCTCACGGTGAGCCCGTCGCCCCGTCCACTCCACCAGCGCGCCATCCTCCGGCTGATCATGGCGCTGGAACCGCACTGCCCGGAGCAGTACGAGATCCTCCCGGCCCCGGTGGACGTGGTGCTGGCCGAGGACACCGTGCTCATCCCGGACGTGGTCCTCGCGCACGTCGACGACTGGACCGAGCGCGGCCTGTTCGGGCCGCCGCTGCTCGCGGTCGAGGTGTTCTCACCGAGCACCAAGCGGTTCGACCTGGACCTCAAGCGCGCCCGCATGCAGGCCGCGGGCTGCCCGAACTACTGGGTGGTCGACCCGGACGAGCCCGCGCTGCGCTGCTGGGCGCTGCGGGAGGGCCGGTACGAGGAGGTCGCGCACGTGCGCGGCGAGGAGTCCGCGGTTTTGGCCACCCCGTTCCCGGTTACCCTCTGCCCGGCGGAGTTGATCTCTCCCCGACGGCGATAA
- a CDS encoding peptide ABC transporter substrate-binding protein, with the protein MRKGRALSLVALPIAASLALTACGGGSDTGTGSGSADGAITINGTEPENPLIPGNTNEVGGGKVIDAVFSKLVRYSPTDASPQNEIAESITSSEGGTLYTIKLKSGWTFHDGTPIKAENFVKAWNYTAYAPNGQQTASFFESIEGYKDVFAKDPDGTGPQKPPTPPKSEMSGLKVVDDTTFTVKLSAPFSVFPTMVGYSAFSPLPDKFFADPAAFGKAPIGSGPFKFVSWDNGQAIKVTRYEDYKGTKPKVKDVTFKIYEKTDAAYQDVITGSLDFLDTIPTSAIAGGKYKADLAGQVIERPTLVNTTLAFPLYSDKFKNPDFRKAISLAINREEISQKIFEGSRKPATSWVVDGLKGYKEGQCEFCKFDPAKAKELLTKSGVKEDIQITYNADGDHKTWIDAACNSIKNTLGIGCQGDPVPSFQVQRQRANAKQFTSLYRTGWQADYPSIENFLNPLLRSNASSNDGDYSNPAVDAKLAEADKAPNEDEAIKLYQEAEKLISNDMPTIPMFVAVGQSAFSKNVKNVTVTPFRTLDLLSITTA; encoded by the coding sequence ATGCGGAAGGGACGCGCGCTGTCCTTGGTCGCGCTGCCGATCGCGGCTTCGCTGGCCTTGACGGCCTGTGGCGGCGGTAGCGACACCGGCACCGGCAGTGGGTCGGCTGACGGCGCTATCACGATCAATGGCACCGAGCCGGAGAACCCGTTGATTCCCGGCAACACCAACGAGGTCGGCGGTGGCAAGGTCATTGACGCCGTCTTCTCCAAGCTCGTCCGGTACAGCCCGACCGACGCCAGCCCGCAGAACGAGATCGCGGAGTCGATCACCTCGTCTGAGGGCGGCACGCTGTACACCATCAAGCTGAAGTCGGGCTGGACCTTCCACGACGGCACCCCGATCAAGGCCGAGAACTTCGTGAAGGCGTGGAACTACACCGCCTACGCGCCCAACGGCCAGCAGACCGCGAGCTTCTTCGAGTCCATCGAGGGCTACAAGGACGTTTTCGCCAAGGACCCCGACGGCACCGGTCCGCAGAAGCCGCCCACCCCGCCGAAGAGCGAGATGTCCGGCCTGAAGGTCGTTGACGACACGACCTTCACCGTGAAGCTGTCGGCGCCGTTCTCGGTGTTCCCGACCATGGTCGGCTACAGCGCCTTCTCGCCGCTGCCCGACAAGTTCTTCGCCGACCCGGCCGCCTTCGGCAAGGCACCGATTGGCTCCGGCCCCTTCAAGTTCGTCTCGTGGGACAACGGGCAGGCCATCAAGGTCACCCGCTACGAGGACTACAAGGGCACCAAGCCGAAGGTGAAGGACGTCACCTTCAAGATCTACGAGAAGACCGACGCGGCCTACCAGGACGTCATCACCGGCAGCCTCGACTTCCTCGACACGATCCCGACCTCGGCGATCGCGGGTGGCAAGTACAAGGCCGACCTGGCCGGCCAGGTCATCGAGCGCCCGACCCTGGTGAACACCACCCTGGCGTTCCCGCTCTACAGCGACAAGTTCAAGAACCCGGACTTCCGCAAGGCCATCTCCCTGGCGATCAACCGCGAGGAGATCTCGCAGAAGATCTTCGAGGGCTCGCGCAAGCCGGCGACCTCCTGGGTCGTCGACGGCCTCAAGGGCTACAAGGAAGGCCAGTGCGAGTTCTGCAAGTTCGACCCGGCCAAGGCCAAGGAGCTGCTCACCAAGTCCGGTGTGAAGGAAGACATCCAGATCACCTACAACGCCGACGGTGACCACAAGACCTGGATCGACGCGGCCTGCAACAGCATCAAGAACACCCTGGGCATCGGCTGCCAGGGCGACCCGGTGCCGAGCTTCCAGGTCCAGCGCCAGCGTGCCAACGCCAAGCAGTTCACCTCGCTCTACCGGACCGGCTGGCAGGCCGACTACCCGTCGATCGAGAACTTCCTGAACCCGCTGCTGCGCAGCAACGCCTCCTCCAACGACGGTGACTACTCCAACCCCGCCGTGGACGCCAAGCTCGCCGAGGCCGACAAGGCCCCGAACGAGGACGAGGCGATCAAGCTCTACCAGGAGGCGGAGAAGCTGATCTCCAACGACATGCCGACCATCCCGATGTTCGTCGCCGTTGGGCAGTCCGCTTTCTCCAAGAACGTGAAGAACGTCACGGTCACTCCGTTCCGTACGCTCGACCTGCTGTCGATCACGACGGCTTGA
- a CDS encoding FtsB family cell division protein, giving the protein MAGREHDSRRRRTEKTSAASARRPERARRKWQRLDRTGNGAASTEEARPVRERAGAGRERSETARRGAPAHRPRRPTAGPGGAFRLSSTRRAALLALIACALTLSIAVPLRNYWSQRSEMQLELENVRKLEQEAKELEDRKVQLSDPTQIEAEARRRLRYVRPGETPYVVQLPQPTTPAGPSEEEKRKRDRPWYDQLWDSITGSGS; this is encoded by the coding sequence GTGGCGGGCCGCGAGCACGACAGCAGGCGCAGGCGGACGGAGAAGACCTCCGCCGCCTCGGCACGCCGTCCTGAACGCGCCCGCCGCAAGTGGCAGCGACTGGACCGCACCGGCAACGGGGCCGCCTCCACCGAGGAGGCGCGCCCCGTCCGGGAGCGGGCGGGCGCGGGCCGCGAGCGCAGTGAGACCGCCCGCCGGGGAGCCCCCGCACACCGGCCGCGCAGGCCGACCGCGGGGCCCGGCGGTGCCTTCCGGCTCTCCTCCACGCGCCGCGCGGCGCTGCTGGCGCTCATCGCCTGCGCGCTGACGCTGTCCATCGCGGTGCCCCTGCGCAACTACTGGAGCCAGCGCTCGGAGATGCAGCTGGAACTGGAGAACGTGCGCAAGCTCGAGCAGGAGGCGAAGGAGCTGGAGGACCGCAAGGTCCAGCTCTCCGACCCCACCCAGATCGAGGCCGAGGCGCGTCGCCGCCTCCGCTACGTCCGCCCCGGCGAGACCCCGTACGTCGTGCAGCTGCCCCAGCCGACGACCCCCGCGGGCCCGTCGGAGGAGGAGAAGCGCAAGCGCGACAGACCGTGGTACGACCAGCTGTGGGACTCGATCACCGGGAGTGGTTCGTGA